In the Halorientalis litorea genome, one interval contains:
- a CDS encoding ribbon-helix-helix domain-containing protein, with translation MSTLNVKVPDEMEEDIQAFLEEHPHYLNKSELVRDALRHLIESPRLSARAREDIRISREQIDAGDTVALEDLE, from the coding sequence ATGAGCACACTAAACGTCAAAGTCCCCGACGAAATGGAGGAGGACATTCAGGCCTTTCTCGAGGAGCACCCCCACTACCTGAATAAGAGTGAATTGGTCCGTGACGCGCTCCGGCACCTGATAGAATCCCCCCGACTGTCGGCTCGGGCTCGAGAGGATATTCGTATAAGCCGCGAGCAGATCGACGCCGGCGACACGGTCGCCCTCGAGGACCTCGAATGA
- a CDS encoding type II toxin-antitoxin system RelE family toxin codes for MTEVLLSERARDRLSDLETEIQERIKDALRELNPDRDLSRLSGEDVYKLRVGDYRVIADWDREEGKVYVLTVGHRRNIYDRDW; via the coding sequence ATGACCGAGGTACTGCTATCGGAACGGGCGCGGGATCGGTTGTCGGACCTCGAAACCGAGATTCAAGAGCGGATCAAAGACGCCCTCCGGGAGCTCAATCCCGACCGGGACCTCTCGCGGCTGTCGGGCGAGGACGTGTATAAGCTCCGGGTGGGGGACTATCGGGTGATCGCCGATTGGGACCGCGAGGAGGGGAAAGTGTACGTCCTAACCGTGGGGCACCGGCGGAACATCTACGACCGCGACTGGTAG
- a CDS encoding site-specific integrase: MSTTHTDVTNPDVQHTDSNGRARTWLKPEQVDQMRDVCLTEAVPTYLQDRNEAIVALLYDAGLRAGELCALDVDHVDLEAGTVYLPSEIQKGSSPPPATLELQSETVRLLRRYLRDRWKDTRALFPTRSSDRLSTRSLQRLIEKLAVEAEIHPHVAGGGVGDPEDVTPHTLRHSVAYRIIQVEGDRLEDVQLRLRHANRQTTDQIYSHLVPR; the protein is encoded by the coding sequence ATGTCGACGACACACACCGACGTAACGAATCCCGACGTTCAACACACCGATAGCAACGGCCGCGCCCGTACCTGGCTCAAACCCGAGCAGGTCGACCAAATGCGGGACGTGTGTCTCACCGAGGCCGTCCCGACGTACCTTCAAGACCGTAACGAGGCGATTGTCGCCCTACTGTATGACGCCGGCCTACGCGCCGGAGAGTTGTGCGCTCTTGACGTCGACCACGTCGATCTCGAAGCCGGGACAGTGTACCTCCCGAGTGAGATACAGAAAGGCTCCAGCCCACCGCCGGCGACCCTCGAACTACAATCCGAAACGGTCCGGTTGCTACGCCGGTACCTCCGGGACCGTTGGAAAGATACCCGAGCGCTATTCCCCACTCGGTCGAGCGACCGTCTATCAACCCGTTCGCTCCAGCGATTGATTGAGAAGCTCGCCGTCGAGGCCGAGATTCACCCTCACGTCGCCGGCGGGGGCGTCGGCGATCCCGAGGACGTTACGCCCCATACGTTGCGTCACTCGGTCGCCTATCGGATTATCCAAGTCGAGGGCGACCGCCTCGAGGACGTCCAGCTCCGGTTACGTCACGCAAACCGTCAAACGACGGACCAGATTTACAGCCACCTCGTCCCCAGGTGA